The Deltaproteobacteria bacterium DNA segment CGAACTCGCCAGATCCGGAGTGTCGGCCGCGACGATCGCGAAACTTTCCTCGAGGCACCACCTGGTGGTGATCCTGACCGATCCGAAGTCCGGAAAGGCGGTCGTCGACGCCGCCGGGGAGGTGAGGATCGCCGGCCCGGACAGCGCATCCTCCTCGAAGGCTTCCCTCGTCCCGATGGGCGGTCACATCGGCAGCGACGTCCGGCTTCCGAAAGTCGGGAGATACCGGTTCGAGCTGGAGGCGGAAGGGGGCGGGCGAAGAGGCTCCGCGTCGTTTGAATATCTGCTGAAACCGTAACCGCGCACGTCTTCCGGAAATTTTCATCCCGGGAGAAACCGTCCTGTTTGATTCCCATCTCACTATCAGTAGTGGTTCCCGTGGGGGCAACGCAACCAATGGAGCTTTCAGGGAGGGCGACGGTATGACTGGAAGAAAAATCCTTTTTTCGCTGGGGCTTTGCGTAATGCTGGCGGGGGTTGCCGGAATCGCGATCGCGGACGAGCAGGGGATGCTCCCGTACGAGGCGTCCGACTATTCGCCGTCGGCGGATCCGTCCTGGCCGTCGGCGCAGACCGACGAATCCCAGGTCCGTGAACCGATCGACACCGGGGCGGTTCCCGGAATGTCGGAGAGCTCCTCGGAGCAGAACTGCTGCGCGGACAGCAGCGCGGAGGTCTACGAGCAGGGGACGAACGTTTTCCGGCGCGGCATCGACGACACGCCGTAACCGGGGCACAGTAGTTCCTTGACGAAGGAATCGTTTCGACGGCGCCGGGGAGGATGCGGCCCCCGGCGCCGTCGTCATATCCGCCGTTTCACGGCGGCGAGGGGGAAGCAGTGCGAAACGGTCCGCCTTCCGGCTAAAATGTATGGTACGGGGTGATTGCCCGTAGAAATCACGGGGAGGGCGGCCGTGCCGCGCAAGGTCGTCGGGATCGTTATCGGTTTTCTGATTCTTGCAGGTTTTTCCGCGGATTCCGGTGCCGCGGCCGAGTCGAGGACCGGATTGCGGCTCGCCGGGGGAGATCGTCCGTTCCTGTCCGCCTATGTCCGGTACTCCGCACAGGGGAGCCGCGACCTGCTCGGCCTGCCGGTGTCCCCGTCGATGCCGGAGCGGGAACTCGCCCGGCTCGAAAATCGGCTGCGGGAGGAGTTGCGCGGTCTCTCGTCGGAGGAGCCGGTGGTGGAGGCGTTCCGCCGCGTCCTTCTCGTCGAGGAGGGATTCACCTACGACAAATCCCCCGGGGAGCCGGAAAACTACCTTCTCGAGACGGTCGTATCGAGGAAGAAGGGGAACTGCCTCGGCCTGTCGATGCTCTATCTCGCCCTCGCGGAGCGGCTTGGAGTCCCCTTCCGCGGGGTGTACGTTCCGTCCCACTGCTTCGTGCGGCTCGAAGGGACCGCCGCCCGGAGGAACGTGGAGTTCTCCGACGGCGGGGCGAACTGGGATGACGAGCGGTACCGCCGGGAATTCCGCGTCGCGCCGGGCCGCCCGTACCTGGTTTCCCTGAGCGGCGACGGGATGCTCGGGGTGTTCCTGAAAAGCCTGGGCGCCGGGTATTCGCGCCGGGGCCGGGAGGCGGACGCCTTGCGGATCTACGATGAGGCGGCCCGCAGGTACCCGGGCCTTCCGGACGTCCATTACAACGCCGGCGTTTCGCTGCACAAGCTCGGTCGTCTCGATGAGGCGGCGGCCCGGTATCGCCTCGCGATCGCGCTCGATCCCGAAATGGCCGCCCCCCGCGAGAACCTGGGGATCCTCCTCGCGCGCAACGGACGGTATGCGGAGGCGATCGAGGAGGGGCGCAGGGCGGTGGAGCTCGAACCGCGGAACGCCGCGGCCCGGGGCAGCCTGGCGAGCACGTATTGCGGGTGCGGACGATTCGAAGAGGGGATCCGGGAGTTCCGGACGGCGGTGGAGCTCGAGCCGCGGAACGCCCGCGCGCGGGCGGGCCTTGCTCAGGCGTACTACGCCATGGGTTTCTACCGGGAGGCGGCCACCGAGTGCGACCGGGCGGAGGCGTTGGGGTGCCGTTTCGAACCGTCGATGCTCAAGGCGCTCAGCCGTTTCCGCGACTCCCGCGCCGTTCTCCCGTAGACGCGGCCGACGCGGGAGCCGCGCCGGTTCTCCCCGCCGGCTACCGGTCGGTCAACGCCCGGAGGACCGCGGAGACGTCCCGGTCGCCGAAGCCGGCGTCCCTTGCGGCGGCGAACAGGTCGCACGCCGCCTTCGTCACCGGCGTCGGGATCCCGGCCGCGGCCCCCGCCTCCACGGCGAGCCGCATGTCCTTGTGCGCGTGCTTCAACGGAAAGTTCGGCGTGAAGATCCGCTCCCCGAGCATGTCGGGTCCCTTCATCCGGATCGCCGGGCAATCCACGACCGAGTTCCCGAGCACGGCGAGGATCCGGTCCGGCGCAAGGCCCGCCTCCGTACCCGTCAGCGACGCCTCCGCGAGGACGCAGAGGATCGCCCCCAGGATCTGGTTGATGATGAGCTTCATCTGCGCCGCCATCCCGGTGCGGCCCATGTGGATCACCCGGTTCCCCATCGCCAGGAGCAACGGCTCCATCCGGCGGGAGAGCTCCTCGTCCCCCCCGGTGAGGATCGTGAGCGTTCCGTCGACGGCCGGCTTCCGGCTGCCCAGCACCGGCGCCTCGAGGTGGTCCGCGCCTTTTCCCCGCAGGAGGAGCGCGATCTCCCGGGAAGTCTCCGGGGACACGGTGCTCATGTCGATGTGGACCGTCCCGGGCGAGACGGCGGACAGGATTCCCCCCTTCGCCGTGACGACGTCGCGCACCGCCGCCGGATCGGCCACCATCGTGATCACGACCTCGGAGCCGCGGACCAGATCCGCGAGCGAGGGGGCCGCGTTGGCCCCGGCCGCGACGAGCGGCTCCATCTTCGCGCGGGTCCGGTTGTACACGGTGACCTCGTGCCCCTTCGAAAGGACGTTGCGGCACATCGGCTCCCCCATGATCCCGAGGCCCACGAATCCGATTTTCGCCATCGCCGCATCCCTC contains these protein-coding regions:
- a CDS encoding tetratricopeptide repeat protein — encoded protein: MPRKVVGIVIGFLILAGFSADSGAAAESRTGLRLAGGDRPFLSAYVRYSAQGSRDLLGLPVSPSMPERELARLENRLREELRGLSSEEPVVEAFRRVLLVEEGFTYDKSPGEPENYLLETVVSRKKGNCLGLSMLYLALAERLGVPFRGVYVPSHCFVRLEGTAARRNVEFSDGGANWDDERYRREFRVAPGRPYLVSLSGDGMLGVFLKSLGAGYSRRGREADALRIYDEAARRYPGLPDVHYNAGVSLHKLGRLDEAAARYRLAIALDPEMAAPRENLGILLARNGRYAEAIEEGRRAVELEPRNAAARGSLASTYCGCGRFEEGIREFRTAVELEPRNARARAGLAQAYYAMGFYREAATECDRAEALGCRFEPSMLKALSRFRDSRAVLP
- a CDS encoding NAD(P)-dependent oxidoreductase; this encodes MAKIGFVGLGIMGEPMCRNVLSKGHEVTVYNRTRAKMEPLVAAGANAAPSLADLVRGSEVVITMVADPAAVRDVVTAKGGILSAVSPGTVHIDMSTVSPETSREIALLLRGKGADHLEAPVLGSRKPAVDGTLTILTGGDEELSRRMEPLLLAMGNRVIHMGRTGMAAQMKLIINQILGAILCVLAEASLTGTEAGLAPDRILAVLGNSVVDCPAIRMKGPDMLGERIFTPNFPLKHAHKDMRLAVEAGAAAGIPTPVTKAACDLFAAARDAGFGDRDVSAVLRALTDR